Proteins from a single region of Rana temporaria chromosome 5, aRanTem1.1, whole genome shotgun sequence:
- the LOC120941528 gene encoding uncharacterized protein LOC120941528 has protein sequence MSEVAGLLAQLQAVAEVHGADWLQSQITATLRGVQQAPVGSRPASTRARRSIPPERFSPDNTPRSQRRVRSPSRPPSGPPAKQSQSATARAGGGGAGSAQRGGASRVPRPTSPVLVQAQIHMAVPGGDVPVGGAARRGKDPQTGAGLARSTGGGLARGGDAFRDADGATPGQSRQSGGPASRHRSESGRVDRRGSGAQAAAAVLRDDLIEEFSSDGDESPRGVVAPIPVTTPAVSRGRGRSEEVRQRPHGQAATGSSSSEEGELPEDPAEDGRYGNLSAGGPSRPRRTDPQGCLIWILGHSFVFWGARRADVKPGGRQLGVPREEGRVRWIGIRGLMWQKVLPEVHRGASLDRAPDILVIHAGGNDLSVRPMRQVIKDIQWDIRRLRASFPDLIIVWSDIVARMAWREARSLERLDKARIKVNREVGRFVVQQGGIAVRHSDLEVETWRYLRGDGVHLNPIGIDLWALGLEEGVRRAFLVWRRAQV, from the exons ATGTCAGAGGTAGCCGGGTTGTTAGCGCAGCTTCAAGCTGTTGCGGAGGTCCACGGCGCGGACTGGCTGCAAAGCCAGATCACCGCCACTCTGCGGGGGGTGCAGCAGGCCCCGGTCGGGTCTAGGCCTGCTTCAACGCGCGCGAGGCGGTCGATACCGCCGGAGCGCTTTAGCCCAGATAATACCCCCAGGTCACAGCGTCGGGTGCGGAGTCCCAGTAGGCCCCCGTCGGGCCCCCCCGCCAAGCAATCTCAGTCTGCCACTGCACGGGCGGGGGGCGGGGGGGCGGGAAGCGCGCAGCGCGGGGGAGCCTCTCGGGTGCCCAGGCCTACCTCCCCTGTGTTGgtgcaggcccagattcacatggcTGTCCCCGGTGGCGATGTTCCGGTCGGGGGGGCGGCCCGGCGTGGGAAGGACCCTCAGACAGGCGCCGGCCTAGCTCGGTCCACAGGCGGCGGCCTCGCACGCGGTGGGGATGCGTTCAGGGATGCAGATGGAGCGACACCAGGCCAGTCACGTCAGTCGGGAGGTCCCGCCTCCAGGCACCGTTCGGAGTCTGGGAGGGTTGACCGGAGGGGCAGTGGTGCTCAGGCTGCAGCCGCAGTGCTGAGGGATGATCTGATTGAAGAGTTCAGCAGCGATGGAGACGAGAGCCCTCGGGGGGTGGTGGCTCCCATACCTGTCACAACGCCAGCTGTGTCCAGAGGTCGGGGAAGGAGTGAGGAGGTTCGTCAACGACCACACGGGCAGGCGGCGACCGGTTCCAGCAGCAGTGAAGAGGGGGAGCTGCCGGAGGACCCCGCGGAGGATGGACGTTATGGGAACCTGTCGGCTGGAGGACCTTCACGGCCGCGCCGAACCG ATCCCCAAGGTTGTCTGATTTGGATCCTAGGACATTCATTTGTGTTTTGGGGGGCAAGAAGGGCGGATGTCAAGCCTGGGGGGAGACAGCTGGGGGTGcccagggaggaaggaagggtacGATGGATAGGGATTAGGGGTCTCATGTGGCAGAAGGTGTTACCCGAAGTTCACAGGGGGGCTAGCTTAGACAGGGCCCCGGACATTTTGGTGATACATGCGGGGGGGAATGATTTGAGCGTCCGGCCGATGCGCCAGGTGATCAAAGACATACAATGGGATATACGCCGACTGCGGGCCTCTTTCCCTGACCTGATCATTGTTTGGTCAGATATTGTGGCTCGCATGGCCTGGAGGGAGGCTAGGTCATTGGAGCGTTTGGATAAGGCCCGGATAAAGGTGAACAGAGAAGTGGGCAGGTTTGTGGTGCAGCAAGGTGGGATAGCGGTTCGCCATTCAGATTTAGAAGTTGAGACTTGGAGGTACCTGAGGGGGGACGGGGTTCATCTCAACCCGATCGGGATCGATCTTTGGGCTCTGGGATTGGAGGAGGGCGTTAGGAGGGCTTTCCTGGTGTGGCGGCGGGCCCAAGTGTGA